From Humisphaera borealis, the proteins below share one genomic window:
- the nhaA gene encoding Na+/H+ antiporter NhaA, which produces MVENNPHDESGSFLPPRPIDRIISPVSRFMHVEAMGGVVLLISAIVAIALANSPVSKDFLGFWKTPVGLQIGTFEFRHPLYHLINDGLMAIFFFVVGLEVKREIVHGELRGIRQAALPLAAALGGMIVPAGVFLLLQGSDPQARRGWGIPMATDIAFVVGCMAVLGRRVPHGLRVLLLSLAIADDIGAILVIAVGYTASLSMGWLAIGLAGFVLVFLMGRLGIRSFAVYTVVGTFIWFAFHESGVHATIAGVILGLMTPANRALGTEGAKRFLDRIASTLKRNDWNDEGKTVGRIRSRYTVAREMVSPLSFLLHVLHPWVSFVIMPVFALANAGVPFSPEDLGKPIAVAIMAGLFLGKPVGIAAVSYLAVKLRIAQLPSGVSWLQIVGGGVLAGIGFTMALFIAGLAVQGQLLSEAKVGVLAASAASAAVGMIILYVAHARNPQSAATAVGPGH; this is translated from the coding sequence ATGGTTGAAAACAACCCTCACGACGAAAGCGGAAGTTTCCTTCCGCCACGGCCGATCGACCGCATCATCAGCCCGGTTTCGCGGTTCATGCACGTCGAGGCGATGGGCGGCGTCGTACTGCTGATTTCGGCGATCGTCGCGATTGCGCTGGCCAACTCCCCTGTATCGAAGGACTTTCTGGGATTCTGGAAGACTCCGGTCGGCCTGCAAATCGGTACGTTCGAGTTCCGCCATCCGCTTTATCACCTGATCAACGACGGCCTGATGGCGATTTTCTTTTTCGTCGTCGGGCTGGAAGTCAAACGCGAGATCGTGCACGGCGAACTGCGCGGCATCCGCCAGGCGGCGTTGCCGCTTGCCGCAGCGCTGGGCGGCATGATCGTTCCGGCCGGCGTCTTCCTGCTTCTGCAAGGCAGTGACCCTCAGGCCAGGCGCGGGTGGGGCATTCCCATGGCGACCGACATCGCATTCGTCGTCGGCTGCATGGCCGTGCTGGGACGAAGGGTGCCCCACGGCCTCCGCGTTCTGCTGCTGTCACTGGCGATCGCGGACGACATCGGCGCCATCCTGGTGATCGCCGTGGGGTACACCGCTTCGCTGAGCATGGGCTGGCTCGCGATCGGCCTGGCGGGGTTTGTACTCGTCTTCCTCATGGGGCGGCTTGGTATACGCAGTTTCGCGGTTTACACGGTGGTCGGCACTTTCATCTGGTTTGCCTTCCACGAGTCCGGCGTGCACGCGACGATCGCCGGAGTGATCCTGGGACTGATGACACCCGCCAACCGCGCGCTGGGGACCGAAGGGGCCAAACGATTTCTTGACCGCATTGCCAGCACCCTGAAACGCAACGACTGGAATGACGAGGGAAAGACCGTCGGCCGTATTCGATCGCGGTACACGGTGGCGCGAGAGATGGTCTCGCCACTGTCGTTTCTTCTGCACGTACTGCATCCCTGGGTGAGTTTCGTCATCATGCCGGTGTTTGCGCTCGCCAACGCCGGCGTGCCCTTTAGTCCTGAAGATCTGGGCAAACCGATCGCGGTCGCGATCATGGCCGGGCTTTTCCTCGGCAAGCCGGTCGGCATCGCCGCCGTCAGCTATCTTGCCGTGAAGCTTCGGATCGCCCAGCTTCCGTCGGGCGTGTCCTGGCTACAGATCGTCGGTGGCGGCGTGCTGGCGGGAATCGGCTTTACCATGGCGTTATTCATTGCCGGGCTCGCGGTACAGGGACAGCTTCTGAGTGAGGCCAAGGTAGGCGTACTGGCG
- the rfaD gene encoding ADP-glyceromanno-heptose 6-epimerase, whose amino-acid sequence MRMLVTGGAGFIGSNLAKRLLADGHDVVVLDDFSSATFKNLVDFRGDVLTLDLYADDLNTLQASGPFDVIFHQASITDTTVLDQRKMMQNNAEGFRHLLNLAEMWGSRMVWASSAATYGRGPAPMKESQRPEPLNVYGYSKLSMEDLARQYAPRLKHPIVGLRYFNVYGPGEQHKGKFASMIHQLAKQMRLGKRPRIFAPGDQKRDFVYIEDVMQMNLRAAASKVSGVFNVGAGAAASFNDVVTQLNRVLKTDLPPEYFENPYDFFQTWTEADLTESRASLGYAPKYDLSKGIDAYHASGTLGSD is encoded by the coding sequence ATGCGCATGCTCGTCACCGGCGGAGCCGGATTCATCGGATCGAACCTTGCCAAGCGGCTGCTGGCCGACGGGCATGATGTCGTTGTCCTGGACGACTTTTCTTCCGCTACTTTCAAAAATCTGGTCGATTTCCGCGGCGACGTGCTGACACTCGACCTGTACGCCGATGATCTGAACACGCTGCAGGCCTCCGGCCCGTTCGACGTCATCTTCCACCAGGCGTCGATCACCGACACCACGGTGCTCGACCAGCGGAAGATGATGCAGAACAACGCCGAGGGGTTCCGCCATCTGCTGAACCTGGCCGAGATGTGGGGCAGCCGCATGGTTTGGGCCAGCAGCGCCGCCACCTACGGCCGGGGCCCTGCACCCATGAAGGAATCGCAGCGCCCCGAACCGCTGAATGTCTACGGCTACTCCAAGCTGTCGATGGAAGACCTCGCCCGGCAGTACGCCCCGCGGCTGAAGCACCCGATCGTCGGACTGCGGTATTTCAACGTGTACGGCCCCGGCGAGCAGCACAAGGGGAAGTTCGCCAGCATGATCCACCAGCTCGCCAAGCAAATGCGCCTCGGCAAGCGGCCGCGCATCTTCGCGCCCGGCGATCAGAAGCGAGATTTTGTGTACATCGAAGACGTCATGCAGATGAACCTTCGCGCAGCGGCGTCGAAGGTCTCGGGCGTTTTCAATGTGGGCGCGGGGGCCGCGGCGTCGTTCAACGACGTGGTCACGCAGCTCAACCGCGTGCTCAAGACAGATCTGCCGCCGGAGTACTTCGAGAATCCTTACGACTTCTTCCAGACATGGACCGAAGCCGATCTTACCGAGTCGCGCGCCTCGCTCGGTTATGCCCCAAAGTACGACCTGTCCAAAGGCATCGACGCCTACCACGCCTCCGGAACACTCGGCTCGGACTAG
- a CDS encoding NAD(P)/FAD-dependent oxidoreductase, whose amino-acid sequence MPDAHSVIIVGAGPSGAVSAILLARAGWRVTLLEQHRFPRDKVCGECLSATGIDVLRRIGLDSLIRSYGAIPLHFTHLHAADGTSATVALPRPMWGISRHVLDQLLLIEAGRSGTEVRQPARCESLVTTGPTPTIRVRDLLTNVVTEERPDWVIVADGKSALLGAEVPRPTKDFGLKVHFKDIAGPADAIELFGTMDTYGGLAPIENNRWNAAFSVPASLLRLHAGDLEMVWERLVGENKTLRKRLADATRVSPFLASPLPRFGVRRQWPNRVIPVGNAAAAMEPIGGEGMGLALRSAELAVEHLLSAQNGTSTARDPGGTAAASSDPSNPDITSLDPVELQNAYHHLWRTRRTACRAAAKVVSSGVFSGMAMEFLRHNERVGQRAMAWMGK is encoded by the coding sequence ATGCCTGACGCCCATTCAGTCATCATCGTTGGTGCCGGCCCCTCGGGGGCGGTCTCGGCGATCCTTCTGGCCCGAGCGGGGTGGCGCGTGACTCTGCTGGAGCAGCACCGCTTCCCACGTGATAAAGTTTGTGGCGAATGCCTCAGCGCTACCGGGATCGATGTCCTGCGCCGGATCGGCCTCGATTCGCTGATTCGCAGCTACGGCGCGATCCCGCTGCATTTCACCCACCTCCACGCCGCCGACGGCACCTCGGCAACCGTCGCACTGCCCCGGCCAATGTGGGGGATCTCACGCCATGTGCTCGACCAGCTGCTGTTAATCGAAGCCGGCCGCAGCGGGACGGAGGTCCGCCAGCCGGCGCGGTGCGAATCGCTGGTCACGACGGGTCCGACGCCGACGATTCGCGTCCGTGACCTGCTGACCAATGTGGTCACCGAAGAACGCCCCGACTGGGTGATTGTCGCCGACGGAAAGTCGGCGTTACTCGGCGCAGAGGTGCCCCGACCGACGAAAGACTTCGGCCTGAAAGTCCATTTCAAAGATATCGCCGGCCCCGCCGACGCGATCGAACTCTTCGGCACGATGGACACCTACGGCGGCCTGGCGCCGATCGAGAACAACCGCTGGAACGCCGCGTTCAGCGTGCCGGCATCGCTGTTGCGGCTGCACGCTGGCGACCTTGAGATGGTCTGGGAACGGCTGGTCGGCGAGAACAAGACCCTTCGTAAGCGGTTGGCCGACGCGACGCGCGTTTCGCCGTTCCTCGCGAGCCCGCTGCCAAGGTTCGGCGTCCGCCGACAGTGGCCGAACCGGGTGATCCCGGTCGGTAACGCCGCTGCCGCGATGGAGCCCATCGGCGGCGAAGGGATGGGCCTGGCGCTGCGAAGCGCCGAACTTGCGGTGGAACATCTGCTGAGCGCTCAGAACGGCACATCCACCGCACGAGATCCCGGCGGCACCGCCGCGGCTTCGTCGGATCCTTCGAATCCGGACATCACCTCTCTCGACCCCGTCGAATTGCAGAACGCCTACCACCACCTCTGGCGCACCCGCCGAACCGCCTGCCGGGCAGCGGCGAAAGTTGTCTCGTCCGGGGTTTTCTCCGGAATGGCGATGGAGTTTCTGCGGCACAATGAACGGGTCGGTCAACGGGCGATGGCGTGGATGGGGAAGTAG
- a CDS encoding ABC transporter ATP-binding protein has product MLSRISEKIPPSAGLPVRVAALQHIFPNGVEAIRRVDLAIAAGEFVAILGPSGCGKSTLLRVIAGLERQTGGDVSVGSADDAGRSDIAFVFQDAHLLPWRTVLANAALPLELRGVPVEQRTSAAIAALASVGLAGFEDRYPAQLSGGMKMRVSIARALVTRPRLLLMDEPFAALDEITRQKLDDLLRKLWADTGMTVLFVTHSTEEATYLASRAVVMSRRPGRIVLDHAIDLPAVRSADLRGDVAFARHARAIYSALERGQMTEVA; this is encoded by the coding sequence ATGCTGTCTCGTATAAGCGAAAAGATACCACCGTCAGCCGGCCTGCCGGTTCGTGTCGCCGCACTCCAACACATATTCCCCAACGGCGTCGAAGCCATCCGCCGGGTTGATCTCGCGATCGCCGCCGGCGAGTTTGTCGCCATCCTCGGTCCGTCCGGGTGCGGCAAGTCCACGTTGCTCCGCGTGATCGCCGGGCTGGAGCGCCAGACCGGTGGCGATGTCTCCGTCGGCTCGGCGGATGACGCGGGCCGTAGCGATATCGCGTTCGTCTTCCAGGATGCCCATCTGCTGCCCTGGCGGACGGTGCTCGCCAACGCGGCCTTGCCGCTGGAACTGCGCGGCGTTCCAGTGGAGCAGCGGACCTCCGCCGCGATCGCGGCACTGGCATCGGTCGGGCTGGCGGGGTTTGAAGATCGATATCCGGCCCAACTGTCCGGCGGAATGAAGATGCGGGTTTCCATCGCCCGTGCCTTGGTCACACGCCCGCGGCTGCTGCTGATGGATGAGCCGTTCGCCGCCCTCGACGAGATCACCCGGCAGAAGCTCGATGACCTGCTACGAAAGCTGTGGGCCGACACCGGCATGACGGTGCTTTTCGTCACCCACTCGACGGAAGAGGCAACCTACCTGGCCAGCCGTGCGGTCGTGATGAGCCGCCGGCCGGGGCGCATTGTGCTCGACCACGCGATCGACCTGCCCGCCGTTCGGTCGGCCGATCTTCGCGGCGATGTCGCGTTTGCTCGCCATGCCCGCGCGATCTACTCGGCGCTGGAACGTGGGCAGATGACGGAGGTCGCGTGA
- a CDS encoding ABC transporter permease, with amino-acid sequence MKPSEPIEHQSTATQERSRWRTAVASFLPPVLPLVVVLASIEAAVQFGLIAPYIIPPPSRIFASIRDDRVELFSAMLNTSIASLVGFVLSMVIGVVLAVVLASSAWIQRAFYPYAIFFQTVPIVAIAPLLVIWFGYGMPTAVASAFIVSVFPVIANALAGLLSTDPALRDLFRLYGATPTATLLKLRLPGALPNILTGLRIAGGLAVIGAIVGEFIGGNGSLGDVITSALTQQKNAKVFAAVLLASLLGLALFGLINLVSRLALRHWHASER; translated from the coding sequence GTGAAGCCGAGCGAACCGATCGAGCATCAGTCCACGGCGACGCAGGAGCGCAGCCGATGGCGGACTGCCGTCGCGAGTTTCCTTCCGCCCGTGTTGCCGTTGGTGGTTGTGCTCGCGTCGATCGAGGCGGCGGTGCAGTTCGGGCTGATCGCGCCTTACATCATTCCGCCGCCGTCGCGAATTTTCGCTTCGATCCGCGACGACCGTGTCGAGCTGTTCTCGGCGATGCTCAATACATCGATCGCTTCGCTCGTCGGATTCGTGCTCAGTATGGTCATCGGGGTCGTGCTGGCGGTCGTCCTCGCTTCGTCGGCGTGGATTCAACGGGCGTTCTACCCTTATGCGATCTTCTTCCAGACGGTGCCGATCGTCGCGATCGCGCCGCTGCTGGTCATCTGGTTCGGCTACGGCATGCCGACGGCGGTCGCGTCGGCGTTTATCGTGTCGGTGTTCCCCGTGATCGCCAACGCGCTGGCGGGTTTGCTCTCGACCGACCCGGCGCTGCGCGACCTGTTCCGCCTGTACGGCGCGACACCGACCGCCACGCTGCTCAAGCTTCGTCTGCCCGGCGCGCTGCCGAACATCCTGACCGGCCTGCGGATCGCCGGCGGATTGGCGGTGATCGGCGCGATCGTGGGCGAGTTTATTGGCGGCAACGGCAGCCTGGGTGACGTCATCACGTCGGCCCTCACGCAGCAGAAGAACGCCAAGGTCTTCGCCGCCGTGCTGCTGGCGTCGCTGCTGGGGTTGGCGTTGTTCGGGCTGATCAACCTGGTGAGCCGACTAGCGCTGCGGCACTGGCATGCGTCGGAGCGGTGA
- a CDS encoding LysR substrate-binding domain-containing protein, with protein MNLNHLAVVHAVATEQSVSRAADRLMVSQPAVSKQLRELEKQLGTPLFDRLPRGVRPTQAGTILADYARRIFGLAAEAEQRLAELRGLERGELRIGASTTIAVYLLPPVFVAFRSKFPGVKLTVDIANTHDIQDRLAAGLIDVAMTEGDADEAEFVVDPFMTDELIAIAAPGHPLAAGKTGGKTGGTNSVRAEVLCREPFVVREAGSGTRAVVERALSARGLAVTPVMAVGSTIVIKRAVAAGVGIAFVSRLACELELRSGTLVEIRTSDLKITRPLHRLRIRGRHEPRAVAEFDQLLKQAVADFGRRPSKKRGDRGKLVADHTAASMG; from the coding sequence ATGAACCTCAATCACCTCGCCGTTGTTCATGCCGTCGCTACCGAGCAGAGCGTTTCCCGGGCGGCCGACCGCCTGATGGTCAGTCAGCCGGCCGTCTCCAAGCAGCTTCGCGAACTCGAGAAGCAACTCGGCACTCCACTGTTCGACCGATTGCCCCGCGGCGTGCGGCCGACGCAGGCGGGAACGATCCTAGCCGACTACGCCAGGCGCATTTTCGGCCTCGCCGCCGAGGCCGAGCAGCGGCTTGCCGAGCTGCGCGGGCTGGAACGCGGCGAACTGAGGATCGGCGCGAGTACGACGATCGCCGTCTACCTGCTGCCACCGGTCTTTGTCGCCTTTCGCAGTAAGTTCCCCGGCGTGAAGCTGACAGTCGACATCGCGAACACCCATGACATCCAGGATCGGCTCGCGGCGGGCCTGATCGACGTCGCGATGACCGAAGGGGACGCCGACGAGGCCGAGTTCGTCGTCGATCCATTCATGACCGATGAACTGATAGCGATTGCCGCTCCCGGACATCCGCTTGCGGCCGGGAAAACCGGGGGCAAGACGGGCGGCACGAACAGCGTTCGCGCCGAGGTGCTCTGCCGGGAGCCCTTCGTCGTCCGCGAAGCCGGCAGCGGCACGCGGGCGGTGGTCGAGCGGGCGCTGTCGGCGCGTGGGCTTGCCGTCACGCCGGTCATGGCCGTCGGCAGCACCATCGTCATCAAGCGTGCCGTGGCGGCGGGCGTGGGGATTGCATTCGTTTCGCGCCTGGCGTGCGAACTGGAGCTGCGCTCCGGCACACTCGTCGAAATTCGTACGTCAGACCTGAAAATCACCCGCCCGCTGCACCGTCTGCGCATCCGCGGCCGCCACGAGCCGCGGGCCGTCGCCGAGTTCGACCAACTGCTAAAGCAGGCCGTCGCCGACTTCGGTCGCCGACCGTCGAAGAAACGCGGCGACCGGGGAAAGCTGGTTGCGGATCACACGGCGGCATCGATGGGGTGA
- a CDS encoding 4Fe-4S dicluster domain-containing protein, translating into MAYVIAQPCIGEKDTACVTVCPVDCIHPTKSEESFEAAEMLYIDPASCIDCGLCVDECPVKAIFPQEDLPAEWAEFIGRNADYFKTV; encoded by the coding sequence ATGGCCTACGTCATCGCCCAGCCCTGCATCGGAGAGAAGGACACCGCCTGCGTCACGGTCTGTCCGGTGGACTGCATCCACCCGACCAAGAGCGAGGAATCGTTCGAGGCCGCCGAGATGCTCTACATCGACCCGGCGAGCTGTATTGATTGCGGGTTGTGTGTGGACGAGTGCCCCGTGAAGGCGATCTTCCCGCAGGAGGATCTGCCGGCCGAGTGGGCCGAGTTCATCGGCCGCAATGCCGACTACTTCAAGACGGTCTGA
- a CDS encoding DUF1501 domain-containing protein, with amino-acid sequence MPTTRRNFLKSAAMALGGLSLPQLLRAEAQNGIRNSRKSVIMIYLCGAPPHQDMWDLKMDAPSDIRGPYKPIATNVSGIQISEHAPRIAKMMDKFVPIRSLYGSPNGAHDSFICYTGRPPSGSPQPARGWPSLGSTASKLLGSVHPSMPAFVGLAPDAGHPPYGSPGHPGFMGPSHAAFRPNGDGMNDLKLEGVTLDRMNDRTGLLRRLDTLRRDSDNSGNVDAMDAFQNQAMNVLTSSRLLDALDVTKEPGSVRERYGKGDPKNYGDGAPLNLEHFLLARRLVEAGARVVTLNFGRWDFHDSNYPQLLKHLPLFDQGVSALVQDLHDRGMEKDVAVVAWGEFGRTPTINKDGGRDHWPRVGGGLLAGGGFRTGQVIGATDRLGGEPTDRPVHFGEVFASLYQFLGLDLNQTVLHDLSGRPQYLVDGWKPMPELR; translated from the coding sequence ATGCCCACGACTCGACGCAACTTCCTTAAGTCAGCCGCGATGGCGTTGGGCGGTTTGTCGCTTCCGCAGCTACTCCGCGCCGAAGCACAGAACGGCATCCGGAACTCGCGCAAGTCGGTCATCATGATTTACCTGTGCGGCGCGCCGCCTCATCAGGACATGTGGGACCTGAAGATGGACGCCCCATCGGACATCCGCGGGCCGTACAAACCGATCGCCACTAATGTGTCGGGTATCCAGATCTCCGAGCATGCGCCGCGAATCGCGAAGATGATGGACAAGTTCGTCCCGATTCGCTCGCTGTACGGTTCGCCGAACGGCGCGCACGACTCCTTCATCTGTTACACCGGGCGGCCGCCTTCGGGATCGCCGCAGCCGGCGCGTGGCTGGCCGTCGCTGGGTTCGACGGCGTCGAAACTTCTGGGGTCGGTCCATCCTTCGATGCCGGCGTTCGTCGGGCTGGCCCCCGACGCCGGGCATCCGCCATACGGTTCGCCCGGGCATCCGGGTTTCATGGGCCCGAGCCATGCCGCGTTCCGCCCCAACGGCGACGGCATGAACGACCTCAAGCTCGAAGGCGTCACCCTGGACCGCATGAACGACCGCACCGGGCTGCTTCGTCGCCTGGATACGCTGCGCCGGGACAGCGACAACAGCGGAAACGTTGACGCGATGGACGCCTTCCAGAACCAGGCGATGAATGTCCTGACGTCCAGCCGTCTCCTGGATGCTTTGGACGTTACCAAGGAGCCCGGTTCCGTCCGTGAGCGCTACGGCAAAGGGGACCCCAAGAACTACGGGGATGGCGCCCCGCTGAACCTCGAACATTTCCTGCTGGCACGACGGCTGGTGGAAGCCGGGGCGCGGGTTGTCACATTGAACTTCGGTCGGTGGGATTTCCACGACAGCAACTACCCCCAGTTGCTCAAGCACTTGCCGCTCTTCGATCAGGGGGTCAGCGCCCTTGTCCAGGATCTGCACGACCGCGGCATGGAGAAAGACGTCGCGGTCGTCGCCTGGGGCGAGTTCGGCCGAACGCCCACCATCAACAAAGACGGCGGTCGCGACCACTGGCCCCGCGTCGGTGGAGGGTTGCTGGCAGGCGGTGGATTCCGGACCGGGCAGGTGATTGGCGCCACTGATCGCCTGGGCGGCGAGCCGACCGATCGCCCCGTTCACTTCGGCGAAGTGTTCGCCTCGCTCTATCAGTTTCTCGGTTTGGATCTCAACCAGACAGTGCTGCACGATTTGTCAGGTCGTCCCCAATATCTGGTCGACGGCTGGAAGCCGATGCCTGAATTGCGGTAA
- a CDS encoding CARDB domain-containing protein: MSRLQTTEAGGSNHTQGVSLTRARVERLEDRRHFSAGPGSSGTSAGLAPLAAQTLALGTPSIASVTPANSTTGVSVDAFISTELNIPNSGVDTASLTPNTVYLERVSDGVRIASVLNTSGGGDVIVLRPELPLDPSTAYKFVVTSGVRDLNGVGFSPFQSTFTTGVPPTDTASPIAFEQVELPTTKGHQFSSVVVWGSWVTAGTLTGEIYRFPLKADGTLGTPTVINTIIDHNGGPRFIVGLAFDPASSATNQIIWVSHTATSGLQVGGAPGEDFTGTISVLSGPNLENIQDKVVHLPRSVRDHLTNQISFGPDRKLYFTQSANTAMGAPDVAWGNRPERLLSATILQLDVSKIGTTPLDVHTEDADPYDPFAADAPLKIYAYGVRNAYDLVFLDGKMYAPTNGSAAGGATPEGPGIPGIPKVTTAETDALYLVQPGKYYGHPNPLHNKFVLNGGNPTSGKDPFEVKQYPVGTKPESDWQKPIYDFGQHQSPNGSIAYHNSSTFGGALKGKMLVARYSGGDDIIVLTMGADGKVSKAEEGLQGLAGLNNPVDIVEHWKTGNIYVTEFGAKESEGKITLLRPTTPTVPPVVPPVVPPVVPPVVPPTVPPTVPPVVSPPPPPPPVSPPPPPPPTGPLADLATEVTKVVLPANVPFGTAVKGTLQFRVSNIGDNSLTGLIPISVRLTADTTTDTGDTEVVRFFRSLNLKAGQSKIVKLKITELPAVADGSYHLGVMLDPESALSEKSETNNTAVTTEVFNVATPSVDLSGQFVTTPTKLVIGKKGTAKLTVSNNGNVPAVGSIIVQVVASADGTSGAGDVGLGAVPLKLNLKPGASKVATLKLLLPPTLAPGTYFIIASLDSTGVITESNEGNNAAVTSPLAL, encoded by the coding sequence TTGTCTCGTTTGCAAACGACCGAGGCGGGCGGGTCGAATCACACTCAGGGTGTTTCCCTCACGCGCGCCCGCGTGGAACGGCTGGAAGACCGCCGACACTTTTCCGCCGGCCCCGGTTCCTCCGGGACGTCTGCCGGGTTGGCCCCGCTCGCCGCGCAGACCCTGGCACTGGGCACTCCGAGCATTGCATCGGTAACGCCCGCCAATTCGACGACCGGCGTTTCCGTGGATGCTTTCATCTCCACCGAACTGAATATCCCCAACAGCGGCGTCGACACGGCTTCGCTGACCCCCAATACCGTCTATCTCGAACGCGTCAGCGACGGTGTTCGCATCGCTTCGGTCCTGAACACCTCAGGCGGCGGTGACGTCATCGTGCTGCGGCCGGAACTGCCGCTCGATCCCAGCACCGCTTACAAATTTGTCGTCACGTCGGGCGTCCGGGATCTCAATGGCGTCGGGTTCTCCCCGTTCCAGAGCACCTTCACGACCGGCGTTCCGCCGACGGACACGGCCTCGCCCATTGCCTTCGAGCAGGTCGAGCTTCCGACGACCAAAGGGCACCAGTTCTCGTCGGTCGTCGTCTGGGGCAGTTGGGTCACCGCCGGTACGCTGACGGGCGAGATCTATCGCTTCCCGTTGAAGGCCGATGGCACGCTCGGCACGCCGACGGTCATCAACACGATCATTGACCACAACGGCGGGCCACGGTTCATCGTCGGCCTGGCGTTTGACCCGGCGTCCTCGGCGACGAACCAGATCATCTGGGTGTCGCACACGGCGACCTCGGGCCTTCAGGTCGGCGGTGCCCCGGGTGAAGACTTCACCGGCACCATCTCCGTCCTGTCGGGTCCAAACCTGGAGAACATCCAGGACAAGGTGGTCCACCTGCCACGGTCGGTCCGCGATCACCTGACGAATCAGATTTCGTTCGGCCCTGACCGAAAGCTCTATTTCACTCAGTCTGCCAATACGGCGATGGGCGCGCCCGACGTCGCGTGGGGCAATCGCCCGGAACGCCTGCTGAGCGCAACGATTCTTCAGCTGGATGTCAGCAAGATTGGCACAACACCACTTGACGTCCACACTGAAGACGCCGACCCCTACGATCCTTTCGCGGCCGACGCACCGCTGAAGATTTACGCCTACGGCGTTCGCAACGCGTACGACCTGGTCTTCCTCGACGGCAAGATGTACGCCCCGACGAACGGATCAGCCGCCGGCGGGGCGACCCCGGAAGGACCGGGCATCCCCGGTATTCCCAAGGTGACCACCGCCGAGACCGACGCGCTTTACCTGGTTCAGCCGGGCAAGTACTACGGCCATCCCAACCCGCTGCACAACAAGTTCGTTCTCAACGGCGGCAATCCGACGAGCGGCAAAGACCCGTTCGAAGTCAAGCAATACCCTGTCGGAACCAAGCCGGAGTCGGACTGGCAGAAGCCGATCTACGATTTCGGTCAGCACCAGTCCCCCAATGGCTCGATTGCGTACCACAATTCTTCGACGTTCGGTGGTGCGCTCAAGGGGAAGATGCTGGTGGCGCGCTACAGCGGCGGCGACGACATCATCGTGCTGACGATGGGCGCCGATGGGAAAGTGAGTAAGGCCGAAGAGGGGTTGCAGGGTCTTGCAGGTCTGAACAATCCGGTGGATATCGTCGAGCACTGGAAGACGGGCAACATCTACGTAACGGAGTTCGGGGCCAAGGAATCGGAAGGCAAGATCACGCTGTTGCGTCCGACGACCCCGACGGTTCCGCCGGTGGTCCCACCCGTCGTGCCGCCGGTGGTGCCACCGGTAGTTCCGCCGACGGTGCCGCCCACGGTTCCCCCGGTCGTCTCTCCGCCTCCGCCGCCCCCTCCGGTATCGCCGCCGCCGCCTCCGCCGCCGACCGGCCCGCTGGCTGACTTGGCGACGGAAGTCACCAAGGTCGTCCTTCCCGCGAACGTTCCTTTTGGCACGGCGGTGAAGGGCACACTCCAGTTCCGCGTGTCCAACATCGGCGACAATTCGTTGACGGGTCTGATCCCGATCTCTGTCCGCCTCACGGCCGACACCACCACCGACACCGGCGACACCGAAGTGGTCCGCTTCTTCAGGTCGCTCAACCTCAAGGCCGGCCAGAGCAAGATCGTCAAGCTCAAGATCACCGAGTTGCCGGCGGTCGCCGACGGCAGCTACCACCTTGGCGTGATGCTCGACCCGGAAAGCGCGTTGTCGGAGAAGTCGGAAACCAACAACACCGCCGTCACGACCGAGGTCTTCAATGTCGCAACGCCGAGCGTGGATCTTTCCGGCCAGTTCGTCACCACCCCGACGAAACTGGTGATCGGTAAGAAGGGCACGGCGAAATTGACCGTTTCCAACAACGGCAACGTGCCCGCGGTGGGTTCGATTATCGTGCAGGTCGTCGCGTCGGCCGACGGAACATCCGGCGCCGGCGATGTCGGACTCGGTGCGGTCCCGCTGAAGCTGAATCTGAAGCCCGGTGCATCCAAGGTGGCGACCCTCAAGCTCCTTCTTCCGCCGACGCTCGCGCCGGGAACCTACTTCATCATCGCATCCCTCGACTCGACCGGTGTCATCACCGAGTCGAACGAAGGCAACAATGCCGCGGTGACATCGCCCCTGGCACTGTAG